In one Lolium rigidum isolate FL_2022 chromosome 3, APGP_CSIRO_Lrig_0.1, whole genome shotgun sequence genomic region, the following are encoded:
- the LOC124701931 gene encoding transcription factor bHLH84-like, translating to MVGEFFVAPEEQITDPAAFMVDLNLQFDDQDGNTSACRRKLGDQNGESSTGTAPKKKPRSASATTPPVQRKGKSSVPPKRASKGACSRGAQQEESNGGNNVQSSSNYLSDDDDDESLEMTSCSNMSSASKKKSSSHGAGAKARAGRGAATDPQSLYARKRREKINERLKVLQNLVPNGTKVDISTMLEEAVHYIKFMQLQIKLLSSDDMWMFAPIAYNGFNVGLDLKIAPPQQ from the exons ATGGTGGGCGAGTTCTTCGTGGCGCCCGAAGAGCAGATCACCGATCCGGCTGCATTCATGGTTGATCTCAATCTTCAGTTTGATGACCAGGACGGAAACACGTCCGCCTGCAGGAGGAAGTTGGGCGACCAGAACGGTGAGAGCAGCACGGGCACTGCTCCCAAGAAGAAACcgcgctccgcctccgcgacaaCGCCGCCG GTGCAGAGGAAGGGCAAGAGCAGTGTGCCACCCAAGAGGGCTTCCAAGGGCGCGTGCAGCCGAGGCGCGCAGCAGGAAGAGAGCAATGGCGGCAACAACGTGCAGAGCTCCAGCAACTacctctccgacgacgacgacgacgagtcgcTGGAGATGACCTCGTGCAGCAACATGAGCTCGGCGTCCAAGAAGAAGTCGTCGTCGCACGGCGCTGGCGCCAAGGCCAGGGCCGGGCGTGGCGCCGCCACCGACCCGCAAAGCCTCTACGCCAGG AAACGTAGAGAGAAGATCAATGAGCGGCTGAAGGTGCTGCAGAATCTTGTCCCGAATGGAACCAAG GTAGACATTAGCACGATGCTGGAAGAAGCAGTTCACTACATCAAATTCATGCAGCTCCAAATCAAG CTTTTGAGCTCGGACGATATGTGGATGTTCGCGCCGATCGCCTACAACGGGTTCAACGTCGGGCTCGACCTCAAGATCGCTCCGCCACAACAATGA